From the Candidatus Methanoplasma cognatum genome, one window contains:
- a CDS encoding single-stranded DNA-binding protein: MNDEELQIHFEELKKELDGKIDDAQLMKELNTYLNEYRVTAEAAKRGIKRKYGADGSSSFMTADVLSKKIEELKGTEMNVDITAKAIYVDKKQITVRGSPKTIISGILGDETGTAPFTIWEGENVELEKGAVYLFKNAYTKLWNDRVQVNLGSRGKVERTEGVRVDVPERTIAMDSSEIKIGDIKEGLGNVTVNGRIMSVEERNITVKGEPKIVYSGIIADDTGKIQFSAWNDYGLKEGESICAKNAYIRAWRGIPQLNLGDRCEVSRVDDSFGEIDITVLNRTVADIIAVGGGLDLSVTGTVVDLRAGSGLIWRCPECNRSVLNGECTTHGRVEPITDLRMKLILDDGTGAISAIVNRQDTERLTGVTLEAAEGLAKARGDSEIVAREMAELIIMRKMTVTGNVMSDDFGPMMIVSNARVENVDVTAEAEKLYSEVEAAL; this comes from the coding sequence ATGAATGACGAAGAACTGCAAATCCATTTTGAAGAACTGAAGAAAGAGCTGGACGGAAAGATCGACGACGCCCAGCTGATGAAAGAACTGAACACATACCTCAACGAATACCGTGTAACGGCGGAGGCGGCCAAGAGGGGAATAAAGAGGAAATACGGGGCCGACGGCTCCTCCTCGTTCATGACCGCGGATGTCCTGTCCAAAAAGATAGAGGAACTGAAAGGCACGGAGATGAATGTCGACATAACGGCTAAGGCCATCTATGTGGATAAAAAGCAGATAACTGTGAGAGGATCCCCTAAGACGATCATATCCGGGATACTCGGCGATGAGACGGGCACGGCCCCTTTCACTATCTGGGAGGGGGAGAACGTCGAATTGGAAAAGGGGGCGGTCTATCTTTTCAAGAACGCGTACACAAAACTGTGGAACGACCGCGTGCAGGTCAACCTGGGCTCGCGCGGCAAAGTTGAAAGGACAGAGGGGGTCCGCGTCGACGTCCCCGAGCGGACAATCGCCATGGACTCCTCGGAGATAAAGATCGGGGACATCAAAGAAGGCTTGGGGAATGTGACGGTCAACGGCCGCATAATGTCCGTCGAAGAAAGGAACATAACCGTGAAGGGCGAACCGAAGATCGTCTATTCGGGGATAATAGCCGACGATACCGGCAAGATCCAGTTCTCCGCGTGGAACGATTACGGTCTCAAAGAAGGAGAGTCGATCTGCGCCAAGAACGCATACATACGCGCTTGGAGGGGGATACCTCAGCTGAACCTCGGCGACAGATGCGAGGTGAGCAGGGTCGACGACTCGTTCGGAGAGATAGACATCACCGTCCTGAACAGAACGGTCGCGGACATCATAGCCGTGGGCGGCGGTCTCGACCTCTCCGTGACCGGGACGGTCGTAGACCTGAGAGCGGGGAGCGGTCTCATATGGCGATGTCCCGAGTGCAACAGGTCCGTACTCAACGGAGAATGCACCACACACGGAAGGGTGGAGCCGATAACTGACCTCAGGATGAAACTGATACTGGACGACGGCACCGGGGCAATAAGCGCCATCGTGAACCGTCAGGACACCGAGAGGCTGACAGGGGTCACCCTGGAGGCCGCAGAAGGATTGGCCAAGGCAAGAGGCGACTCGGAGATAGTGGCAAGGGAGATGGCCGAACTGATAATCATGAGGAAGATGACCGTGACAGGGAACGTAATGAGCGATGATTTCGGGCCCATGATGATAGTGAGCAACGCGAGGGTAGAGAACGTCGACGTTACCGCCGAAGCCGAGAAACTCTACAGCGAAGTGGAGGCCGCGCTATGA
- a CDS encoding formate--phosphoribosylaminoimidazolecarboxamide ligase has protein sequence MVPKGKIDEILDGYDASSITIATLCSHSSLQIFHGARKMGFKTLGLTVKDNTKYYDAFPLAKPDEIIRYSDFDEMEERKDELIDRNTVIIPHGSFVEYMGVPKFEEYMVPSYGNRAVLQWESNRERQRSWLTSAGVPMPRLITDAREINEAVMVKYHGAKGGRGFFIAKDYPDFKMSIDNSLPYTIQEYCIGTRYYLHFFYDPLKKDGYLCKQGGTLELLSIDRRDETNIDEMYKLGSIEDAKRRGLYPSFVVTGNTPVVIRESLLPKAFEMGESVINRSYELFGGMWGPFCLETVVTDKLEFKVFEISTRIVAGTNPFISGSPYADLVYPGLSTGGRMAMGIKDAAASGNLKALMS, from the coding sequence ATGGTTCCCAAGGGTAAGATCGATGAGATCCTGGACGGATATGACGCCAGCAGCATAACGATAGCCACGTTGTGCTCGCATTCTTCGCTTCAGATCTTTCACGGAGCCCGCAAAATGGGCTTCAAGACATTGGGGTTGACCGTAAAAGACAACACAAAATACTACGACGCGTTCCCTCTGGCAAAACCGGATGAGATAATCAGGTACTCTGACTTTGACGAGATGGAGGAGAGAAAGGACGAGCTCATCGACAGGAACACGGTGATAATCCCCCACGGTTCGTTCGTGGAGTACATGGGAGTGCCGAAATTTGAGGAGTATATGGTCCCGTCCTACGGCAACAGGGCGGTCCTGCAGTGGGAGTCCAACAGAGAGAGGCAGAGAAGCTGGCTCACTTCCGCCGGCGTCCCGATGCCGAGGCTCATCACCGATGCCAGGGAAATAAACGAAGCGGTAATGGTGAAATACCACGGAGCGAAAGGAGGCCGCGGATTCTTCATCGCCAAGGACTACCCGGACTTCAAGATGTCCATAGATAATTCTCTTCCATATACCATACAAGAATACTGCATCGGGACCAGGTACTACCTTCATTTCTTCTACGACCCTCTGAAGAAGGACGGTTACCTGTGCAAGCAGGGAGGCACACTGGAACTGTTGTCCATTGACCGCAGGGATGAGACCAACATCGATGAGATGTACAAACTTGGTTCCATAGAGGATGCGAAGAGGCGCGGCCTCTATCCTTCGTTCGTGGTCACCGGCAACACCCCTGTGGTGATAAGGGAGTCCCTGCTTCCGAAGGCGTTCGAGATGGGAGAGAGCGTCATCAACCGTTCCTATGAACTGTTCGGAGGGATGTGGGGACCGTTCTGCTTGGAGACGGTCGTCACCGATAAACTGGAATTCAAGGTGTTCGAGATATCCACGAGGATCGTCGCGGGTACGAACCCGTTCATATCCGGCTCGCCGTATGCGGACCTGGTATATCCGGGTCTGAGCACGGGCGGCAGGATGGCGATGGGCATAAAGGACGCGGCGGCCTCCGGCAACCTAAAGGCCCTCATGAGCTGA
- a CDS encoding DUF1015 domain-containing protein has protein sequence MVIFLPFPGYRPALKSDERIEDRISPPYDVIGKEYLRMLQDRSNNVTNLTLKPDVDRKYKGSRRELDRMISDGSLRQDPDSFYLYEQVFNDHGVKKTRTGLVGILKTESYEEGNVVPHEETFSKVKEDRLNLLRDMETHLESIFGIFEGLSPELDRKVTDTAKLIYRHMDGSGVDHRFHIIDDKDIQKRITSELKDQKMLIADGHHRYETALNYSLENPGNDKKGYVLATLVAADDGGLVVWPTHRLINSTEISLADAEKMISRSMKIKEVPEDRMISELKDWMMGLMFRDGRRFLAGYDDGGEGLWKLDTYVVQEIILKNIYGYDEGRSSVEYEAEFSNVKKVMQEGGFDLAVVLNDPSLETIWNLSMKGVRMPKKTTFFFPKIWSGFVFYKMA, from the coding sequence ATGGTTATCTTTCTTCCTTTCCCAGGATACAGGCCGGCATTGAAAAGCGACGAAAGGATCGAGGACCGTATCTCCCCGCCTTACGACGTGATCGGGAAGGAGTATCTCAGGATGCTTCAGGACCGGAGCAACAACGTCACCAATCTTACGCTGAAACCCGATGTGGACAGAAAATACAAAGGCTCCAGGAGGGAACTCGACAGGATGATCTCCGACGGGAGCCTGCGGCAGGACCCCGACTCGTTCTACCTCTATGAGCAGGTGTTCAACGACCACGGGGTAAAGAAAACAAGGACCGGGCTGGTCGGAATCCTTAAAACTGAAAGTTACGAGGAGGGCAATGTGGTCCCCCATGAAGAGACATTCTCGAAAGTGAAGGAGGACCGCCTGAATCTCCTCAGGGACATGGAAACCCATTTGGAATCAATATTCGGTATATTCGAGGGGCTTAGCCCGGAGCTTGACAGGAAGGTTACCGACACCGCAAAGCTCATCTACAGACACATGGACGGTAGCGGCGTCGACCACAGATTCCATATCATAGACGATAAAGACATCCAAAAAAGGATAACGTCCGAACTGAAGGACCAGAAGATGCTGATCGCTGATGGCCACCACAGATATGAGACCGCCCTCAACTATTCTCTGGAGAACCCCGGCAATGATAAGAAGGGTTACGTGCTGGCGACACTGGTCGCGGCTGACGACGGGGGACTTGTGGTCTGGCCGACGCACAGGCTGATCAACTCGACGGAGATATCTCTCGCTGACGCCGAGAAGATGATATCGCGATCAATGAAGATAAAAGAGGTCCCGGAGGACCGCATGATATCCGAGCTTAAGGATTGGATGATGGGGCTCATGTTCAGGGACGGGAGACGCTTCCTTGCCGGCTACGACGATGGGGGCGAAGGACTCTGGAAACTTGACACGTACGTTGTACAGGAGATCATCCTTAAGAACATCTACGGTTACGATGAGGGAAGGTCCTCGGTGGAATATGAGGCGGAATTCTCCAACGTTAAGAAGGTGATGCAGGAAGGGGGATTCGACCTAGCCGTCGTCCTGAACGATCCCAGCCTCGAAACCATCTGGAACCTTTCGATGAAAGGAGTAAGGATGCCTAAGAAAACGACATTCTTCTTCCCGAAGATATGGTCGGGCTTCGTATTCTACAAGATGGCCTGA
- the hypE gene encoding hydrogenase expression/formation protein HypE — MSKIVMNHGAGGEIMQEFLSKHIVSHFPKVNSDVPLDSMDDSAVIDDVVFTIDGHTVDPLIFPGGDIGRISVSGTVNDISVMGAAPIAIACSVILEEGLDIETVDKIMESMGRTSRECGVPIVTGDTKVMESGALDKMVITTSAIGRRSELLDNDLSIASRYRKVRDRWCTDSNLAPGDVIIASGTLGDHGVALLSFREGYGFESEIRSDVAPLNKMIAEGLKAGGIVSMKDPTRGGLANTLNEWCSKSHIGIEIEHASIPLRDGVVNACDLLGIDPLSIGNEGKVIIGCVPDMAEEVLKAIKKTPEGRDAAIIGAVKEGKERVIMRTEIGGKRILEPPSGDPVPRIC, encoded by the coding sequence ATGTCCAAGATCGTCATGAATCACGGCGCGGGCGGGGAGATCATGCAGGAGTTCCTTTCCAAGCATATTGTGTCTCATTTTCCTAAAGTAAATTCGGACGTTCCTTTGGATTCCATGGACGATTCTGCTGTGATAGACGATGTTGTCTTCACGATAGACGGGCACACCGTGGACCCTCTGATATTCCCCGGAGGCGATATTGGGAGGATCTCCGTCTCCGGGACAGTGAACGACATATCCGTCATGGGTGCGGCGCCGATAGCTATCGCGTGCTCGGTCATTTTGGAAGAGGGTCTCGACATTGAGACCGTTGATAAGATCATGGAAAGCATGGGCAGGACCTCGCGGGAATGCGGCGTCCCCATAGTCACGGGTGACACCAAGGTCATGGAGTCGGGCGCGCTGGATAAGATGGTGATAACCACATCGGCTATCGGCAGGAGATCCGAGCTGCTGGACAACGACCTGAGTATAGCTTCCCGGTACAGGAAGGTCAGGGACAGATGGTGTACCGACTCCAATCTGGCTCCCGGCGACGTGATAATAGCCTCTGGGACCCTTGGGGACCACGGCGTCGCCCTGCTTTCTTTCAGGGAGGGGTACGGCTTCGAGAGCGAGATCCGGAGCGATGTCGCCCCCTTGAACAAGATGATCGCCGAAGGGCTCAAAGCGGGAGGGATCGTATCTATGAAAGACCCTACGCGGGGAGGCCTGGCCAACACCCTCAACGAATGGTGCTCCAAATCTCACATCGGGATAGAGATAGAACATGCCTCCATACCTCTGAGGGACGGGGTGGTGAACGCATGCGATCTGCTCGGCATCGACCCGCTCAGCATAGGAAATGAGGGGAAGGTGATCATAGGGTGCGTCCCGGACATGGCGGAGGAGGTTCTCAAAGCTATTAAGAAAACGCCCGAGGGCAGGGACGCCGCCATCATAGGCGCCGTCAAAGAAGGAAAAGAGAGGGTCATCATGAGGACGGAAATAGGAGGGAAGAGGATACTGGAGCCTCCTTCCGGAGACCCAGTGCCCAGGATATGCTGA
- a CDS encoding DUF6157 family protein — MKQHTTNYIETFIEVAEDCPVSAAEAPPAKEPKTAAQIEYEMLTGNPYRYTSDDVLYESNGKRRGIDRNEFFSKGQPCFRASPLTKKYGWGVHSDKDGKIAIYAVQSDEYKRLSADESLKHVKAMNSGKK; from the coding sequence ATGAAACAGCATACCACCAACTACATCGAAACGTTTATCGAGGTAGCCGAGGACTGTCCTGTGTCGGCGGCCGAAGCACCGCCCGCAAAAGAACCAAAAACAGCTGCGCAGATCGAATATGAAATGCTTACTGGCAACCCATATAGATACACTTCAGATGATGTGTTATATGAATCCAACGGAAAACGCCGAGGGATTGACAGAAATGAGTTCTTTTCAAAAGGCCAGCCCTGTTTTCGCGCATCCCCCCTCACGAAAAAATACGGCTGGGGCGTCCACAGCGACAAGGATGGTAAGATCGCGATATATGCCGTCCAGTCGGACGAATACAAACGACTTTCAGCCGATGAAAGCTTGAAACACGTCAAAGCTATGAACTCAGGTAAAAAATAA
- a CDS encoding ATP-binding protein: MEDHIRKFREGGRGRELRSLEKLYNREGFTFAVIYGRRRVGKTSLINEFIRRDNKKAIQFTATENTNAVNLSNFSKSIFSVFPRPPSLGGLPSWEGAFDYIVEQAKEEKIILAIDEYPYLVKAYPPLSSEIQRYIDLTLQDIDIMLILCGSSMSFMENQVLGYESPLYGRRTAQYKIRPLDYYDSAEFFEGTSQEDKLLGYAVTGGIPLYLNIVSEGDTVAAGIEEAFFATDGFLFEEPYNLLKQELREPAVYNAIIGTIAGGSTKLNEIADKIKEDKSKVAKYISTLIDLGILEREVSMFAKNSRTGVYRIKDNMYRFWYRFVWDNIGLVESEHTHIYKEKVEPFIPDFMGHVFEDVCVQYLTRLNAKGRLPFTFDSIGRWWGGNPVTKKETEIDVVASSGNKMIVGECKWKSKETGVDVYRDLRNKAAMFADKDIYYFIFSKSGFTKELMDEAKADGRLTLAGLDDLFTL, from the coding sequence ATGGAAGACCACATAAGGAAATTCCGCGAGGGAGGAAGGGGACGCGAACTTAGATCACTTGAGAAATTGTACAACCGCGAGGGGTTCACTTTCGCCGTCATATACGGAAGGCGCCGCGTGGGAAAAACAAGCCTTATCAACGAGTTCATAAGGCGCGATAATAAAAAAGCGATACAGTTCACCGCCACAGAGAACACAAATGCAGTAAATCTGAGCAATTTCTCGAAAAGCATTTTCTCGGTATTCCCGAGACCGCCGTCGCTCGGGGGTCTCCCGTCATGGGAAGGCGCGTTCGACTACATAGTGGAACAAGCGAAAGAAGAGAAGATCATCCTGGCTATTGACGAATACCCATACCTTGTCAAAGCGTACCCCCCTCTCTCTTCCGAGATCCAGCGGTACATAGATCTCACACTGCAGGACATCGACATCATGCTGATACTCTGCGGCTCCAGCATGAGTTTCATGGAGAATCAGGTGCTGGGCTATGAGAGTCCCCTTTATGGGAGACGCACGGCGCAGTACAAGATCAGGCCTCTCGACTACTACGACAGCGCCGAGTTCTTTGAAGGAACGTCTCAGGAGGACAAACTGCTGGGATATGCTGTTACCGGAGGAATCCCTCTCTACCTTAACATCGTATCGGAAGGAGATACCGTTGCGGCGGGGATAGAGGAGGCTTTCTTCGCCACGGACGGGTTCCTTTTCGAAGAACCGTACAACCTGCTGAAGCAAGAACTGCGCGAGCCTGCGGTGTATAACGCGATCATAGGCACGATCGCAGGCGGTTCCACAAAACTGAACGAGATCGCTGACAAGATCAAAGAGGATAAAAGCAAGGTCGCAAAATACATCAGTACCCTTATCGACCTTGGGATCCTGGAAAGGGAGGTTTCGATGTTTGCAAAGAACAGCCGGACCGGCGTCTACCGCATCAAAGACAATATGTACCGATTTTGGTACCGATTCGTCTGGGATAATATCGGACTTGTTGAGAGCGAACATACGCACATCTATAAGGAAAAAGTGGAACCGTTCATCCCCGACTTCATGGGACATGTGTTCGAAGATGTTTGCGTGCAATATCTGACACGTTTAAACGCCAAAGGCCGTCTGCCGTTCACCTTCGATTCGATCGGCAGATGGTGGGGCGGCAACCCCGTCACAAAGAAAGAAACGGAGATAGATGTGGTGGCCTCCAGCGGGAACAAGATGATAGTCGGCGAATGCAAATGGAAGAGCAAAGAGACGGGAGTCGATGTTTACAGGGACCTTAGAAATAAAGCCGCCATGTTCGCTGATAAAGATATCTATTACTTCATTTTCTCGAAATCGGGATTTACAAAGGAACTGATGGATGAAGCAAAGGCTGACGGCAGGCTCACGCTCGCCGGGCTGGATGACCTGTTCACATTATGA
- a CDS encoding YfbM family protein, whose product MDEAAVGALADFTDGLRKKLDGVNAAKGKEAEALAADLSSFIERNMRELMQQGISVAEIQKAVQAATERVPQTHASDAEGGDEEYEDPELLVSSSICFLPAEDAVIAAFAAGEFGGEEMMNRLTSSEDEISVEMSEGLDLVLTDYGKDPSMDDVTGGGEIVTGPDGEAFAPGTLDLGRSVVAEPMVFKTSEEVRDICKRLEPFTEKAFLKRADIRKLIKHGWLEGYDPKSVMKEADYIISAVRDEFTELREIYRRAAEQNKGMAIFVRYEEIDDEG is encoded by the coding sequence ATGGATGAAGCGGCGGTCGGGGCACTGGCCGATTTCACCGACGGCCTGCGGAAGAAGCTCGACGGAGTGAACGCCGCCAAAGGTAAGGAAGCAGAGGCGCTGGCCGCCGATCTTTCTTCCTTCATCGAAAGAAACATGCGAGAGCTGATGCAGCAGGGTATTTCGGTGGCAGAGATCCAGAAAGCGGTGCAGGCGGCCACCGAAAGGGTCCCTCAGACGCATGCGTCCGATGCGGAGGGCGGCGATGAGGAGTATGAGGATCCGGAGCTTCTCGTCAGCAGCAGCATCTGCTTCCTTCCGGCAGAGGATGCGGTCATCGCCGCATTTGCCGCCGGGGAGTTCGGCGGCGAGGAGATGATGAACAGGCTCACGTCTTCCGAAGATGAGATATCTGTTGAGATGTCCGAAGGCCTGGACCTTGTGCTTACCGATTACGGAAAGGATCCCTCCATGGATGACGTGACCGGCGGCGGCGAGATCGTGACCGGGCCGGACGGCGAGGCGTTCGCGCCGGGGACCCTGGATCTTGGCCGATCCGTTGTCGCAGAGCCGATGGTGTTCAAGACGTCCGAGGAGGTCAGGGACATATGTAAAAGGCTGGAGCCGTTCACGGAAAAAGCGTTCCTCAAAAGAGCCGACATCAGGAAGCTCATCAAGCATGGCTGGCTGGAAGGCTACGACCCAAAATCGGTCATGAAGGAAGCTGACTACATCATAAGCGCGGTTAGGGATGAGTTCACAGAGCTGCGGGAGATCTACCGCCGGGCGGCGGAACAGAACAAAGGGATGGCAATCTTCGTTAGATATGAGGAAATTGATGACGAAGGGTAA
- a CDS encoding adenine phosphoribosyltransferase: MKELKDYVTAIPDFPKKGILFRDITTVIEDPEGFKLAVDGLIALLEGTDFDLILGSESRGFVFGAPVAYAMGKGLVLVRKKGKLPRETISESYELEYGEAALEMHTDSIKKGQRVVIVDDLIATGGTTAAVIKMVERLGGEVVMICFVMELAGLKGREALKGYRVESLIIYEGN; this comes from the coding sequence ATGAAAGAACTGAAGGATTATGTCACGGCCATCCCCGATTTCCCGAAAAAAGGGATATTGTTCAGAGATATCACCACTGTCATCGAGGACCCGGAGGGTTTCAAGCTGGCCGTCGATGGTCTGATAGCCTTGCTTGAGGGGACGGACTTCGACCTCATACTCGGATCGGAATCAAGAGGGTTCGTCTTCGGCGCGCCCGTGGCATATGCGATGGGAAAAGGTCTGGTGCTTGTTAGGAAGAAGGGGAAGCTTCCTAGGGAGACCATCTCAGAAAGCTATGAGCTGGAATACGGGGAAGCGGCCTTGGAGATGCATACCGACAGCATAAAGAAGGGGCAGAGGGTGGTGATCGTCGACGACCTCATAGCGACCGGCGGTACGACCGCCGCAGTGATCAAGATGGTCGAAAGGCTGGGCGGAGAGGTTGTAATGATATGCTTCGTGATGGAGCTTGCAGGCCTTAAAGGAAGGGAAGCTCTCAAGGGATACCGGGTGGAATCCCTGATAATATACGAGGGAAACTAA
- a CDS encoding heavy-metal-associated domain-containing protein, translating to MAKTVLKIDGMSCEMCSKKVSDALLDTEGVTDVKVDLKKGTAEVMQEGVKDEDLIRAVLDAGFRSKVKHGLF from the coding sequence ATGGCTAAGACGGTTTTGAAAATAGACGGCATGTCTTGCGAGATGTGCTCGAAAAAGGTCAGCGACGCCCTCCTAGATACGGAGGGAGTGACCGACGTGAAAGTAGATCTAAAGAAAGGGACCGCCGAGGTCATGCAGGAAGGGGTAAAGGACGAGGACCTTATCCGCGCCGTGCTGGATGCGGGGTTCAGATCGAAGGTCAAACACGGACTGTTCTGA
- a CDS encoding heavy metal translocating P-type ATPase, protein MSRDAERINLRTDGMTCAACSSAIEKALKRLDGVKEANANFSNNVVSVLYDPSETGKEQIAGAIRKAGYDVLEDDPDALAERERSNSVRMKRELIVSILFTIPLSILAMGPMFGLGIPLSDEPKIYSLIQLSLCIPVLAAGRRFYTKGYPSLISGTPTMDTLIALGTTAAVVYSLYSTALIFHGDAHSAHSLVYDSAAVIITLVSVGKYVESTSKVKTNDAVKGLLSINPPTANVMRDGKEVTIPADEIVIGETIVIRPGERIPADGSVIEGSSSVDESMLTGESMPVTKGAGDPVYSGTMNMNGSLKAVSERVGSDTVLFKIVRMIQDAQGTKAPVARVADRVAAVFVPVVIVIAAASCLMWMVFGKGVESSLVVLISVLVIACPCALGLATPLAVTVGTGKAAEHGILFKNAAALERSGKITTVILDKTGTLTEGRPAVTDIISAIPETELIRLAASAESRSEHPLAKAIASYAEEREISVPEPSDFISEPGGGVRCIADGKVIAIGNEDFLGIDPGPDSIRDTMTEGKTVVLVTIDGALAGYIAISDRVRASAKEGVSSIRSMGITPVMVTGDSEGTAKAVADSAEITEIHAKAMPEDKLNIIKELQVRGENVAMAGDGINDAPALMQADLGIAIGSGTDIAIGAADVVIINDDVRSIPAAIEVGRATLRNVKQNLFLAFCYNAVCIPIAAGLPYLFGAEVMPEMPMLAAAAMSFSSISVVTNALRLRRFRPISMKK, encoded by the coding sequence ATGAGCCGGGATGCCGAAAGGATAAATCTCAGAACGGACGGGATGACCTGCGCCGCCTGCTCTTCCGCCATAGAAAAGGCGCTCAAGAGATTGGACGGGGTGAAGGAGGCCAACGCGAACTTCTCCAACAACGTGGTCTCGGTCCTGTACGATCCCTCCGAGACAGGAAAGGAACAGATCGCCGGTGCGATAAGGAAGGCCGGATATGACGTACTGGAGGATGACCCGGACGCGCTGGCGGAAAGAGAACGTTCGAACTCGGTAAGAATGAAGAGGGAGCTTATAGTCTCAATACTTTTCACCATACCTCTTTCGATCCTTGCGATGGGCCCGATGTTCGGACTCGGTATCCCTCTCAGCGATGAGCCCAAGATATATTCGTTGATACAGCTGTCCCTATGCATCCCGGTCCTGGCAGCTGGGAGGAGGTTCTACACAAAAGGATATCCTTCGCTGATATCGGGGACTCCCACAATGGACACGCTCATCGCATTGGGCACCACAGCCGCAGTGGTCTACAGCCTGTATTCCACGGCGCTGATATTCCACGGCGATGCGCATTCGGCACATTCGCTGGTCTATGACTCCGCAGCAGTGATAATAACGCTGGTCTCCGTAGGGAAGTACGTCGAGTCAACGTCAAAGGTCAAAACGAACGACGCCGTCAAAGGACTTTTGAGTATAAATCCTCCCACGGCCAACGTCATGAGGGACGGGAAGGAGGTCACCATACCCGCCGATGAGATCGTGATAGGCGAAACGATAGTCATCAGGCCGGGGGAAAGGATACCCGCCGACGGGTCGGTGATAGAGGGAAGTTCCTCGGTAGACGAGTCGATGCTCACCGGGGAAAGCATGCCGGTCACGAAAGGGGCCGGAGACCCGGTATACAGCGGTACCATGAACATGAACGGCAGCCTGAAGGCGGTCTCGGAGAGGGTCGGCAGCGACACAGTGTTGTTCAAGATAGTCAGGATGATCCAGGACGCACAAGGCACTAAGGCACCGGTCGCAAGGGTCGCTGACAGGGTAGCGGCGGTGTTTGTTCCTGTTGTGATTGTGATCGCGGCAGCGTCATGCCTGATGTGGATGGTGTTCGGAAAGGGCGTAGAGTCCTCTCTTGTGGTACTGATATCTGTTCTTGTTATAGCGTGCCCCTGCGCGCTGGGCCTCGCGACGCCGCTTGCGGTGACAGTCGGCACAGGGAAAGCGGCCGAACACGGCATACTGTTCAAGAACGCAGCCGCACTGGAAAGGTCGGGGAAAATAACGACGGTCATATTGGATAAAACGGGAACACTGACGGAGGGAAGGCCTGCCGTAACCGATATAATATCCGCAATCCCGGAGACAGAGCTGATAAGGCTGGCAGCGTCGGCTGAGTCAAGGTCGGAGCATCCGCTGGCGAAGGCCATCGCCTCTTATGCGGAAGAGAGGGAGATATCTGTTCCCGAGCCGTCGGATTTCATATCCGAACCCGGAGGAGGGGTCAGATGCATAGCGGACGGTAAGGTCATAGCGATCGGCAATGAGGACTTTCTCGGTATCGATCCCGGGCCCGATAGCATCCGGGACACTATGACAGAAGGAAAAACTGTCGTTCTCGTCACCATTGACGGGGCGCTTGCCGGGTATATCGCAATATCCGACCGCGTAAGGGCATCCGCAAAGGAGGGGGTATCCTCCATCAGGAGTATGGGGATAACGCCGGTAATGGTGACCGGGGATTCGGAAGGTACGGCGAAGGCGGTAGCGGATTCGGCGGAGATCACGGAAATTCACGCAAAGGCCATGCCGGAAGACAAACTGAACATCATAAAAGAACTTCAAGTCAGAGGAGAGAATGTCGCAATGGCCGGCGACGGCATCAATGACGCCCCGGCACTCATGCAGGCTGATCTGGGCATCGCAATAGGTTCCGGAACGGATATAGCGATAGGAGCCGCAGACGTTGTGATCATAAACGACGATGTTCGAAGCATCCCGGCGGCAATAGAGGTGGGCAGGGCGACGCTGAGGAATGTGAAACAGAACCTTTTCCTTGCATTCTGTTACAATGCGGTCTGCATTCCCATTGCGGCGGGCCTTCCGTATCTGTTTGGTGCGGAGGTCATGCCGGAGATGCCGATGCTCGCGGCAGCGGCGATGTCATTTTCTTCGATATCCGTCGTGACGAACGCGCTGCGTCTCAGAAGATTCCGACCGATAAGTATGAAAAAATGA